TACAACTCATGTCAAGGTGTTGTATTTTTCTAGGTACTTGGTATTCCCGGAGATTCGTCCGGACTTTCGAGGCTGATTCCCATTCTACGTAAGAAACAATGCCAAATATTTGAGGCAATCACAACTGAAGACATGCAAGGGGTGATGATGTAGTGTAATTCTATAAATCGCGAATTGCCAGACGTACAAGAGGAAGACAGAAGTTAAGATTAAGGCAAGAGAGGGGGCATCAGGGTATTGTAATTTCACACTTCATATTCAATCCGAGGTAGGCATGTACTTGAGACgaacaaatcaaaatacatCAAAATTTCGTAAATGAGATGAAGTAGTAACACTGCTTGTTAACTTCAAGTTCGAAATTAAGGGCGACATAATAAAAGATAAGTTCGTGGATTAAAGCCTAAATGGGATTAAGTAATTTCACACTTATTATAAAATTTGAAGGAGACACGTAACTTAATTGAATGGTAATTAAGTCAAGAATGgccatctaaaaaaaaaaaattaaattaaaagactGCGAGGGGCAAATTTGATTAAGCGAAAGACGATCACTGTTAGCCAGCgataaatttctatttttcctgaGTATCTACTAATGGTGAGAGTAAAAATGGCAGTTTCTCGTGTGCGTATTGCAGTCTGTATAAGAGATCGGGATTGCAACCGTGTTCAGCcagcaaagaaaatttgaaggtacggaaatttttcttctcgtcgATGACTGTCACAGCTCCCATGAGTGGACAGAGGATCAATTTAACGTGGTCTTTAAAGTAATTAATCTAGTAACACAAAAAGttaattattgattaaatgaacaaaatagaCTTGATAAGATAACTTTACCTGTAGCGTTCCACTCGTTAGGTGCATGACGACAGCTCGAGATGTGCGGAACCACTGACGTAGGAAAGGCAACCGAAGATGTTCATCACCGTCACGTGGAACAACGGATGCACCAGTCTTGATTAAGTGCTCTTGCATGTAAGAGCGGAAATAAGCGAGCAGTTTCACCTTTTTACCCAAGGTAGGTGGATGTTGATCCATAGTGTAATACAACTCATTTCCATTGCGTTCGACGTACTGAATGGTCCTATTGCAATTATTGTAATTAGCATTTAGggtttaattattaataaaaaaaaaagctcttaCTTTGCGTCAACCAACAGCAAAAGTTTCGTCAAATCATTGAAAATGACACCAATTGTATCATCGCTGAGTTGGTAGCCGAACCCGTATTTGTCAGAATAATCTACCCATTTAGAAATCCATACCATAGGCACTGAACCCGGATCCTCTGCCTCGTCTGATATCAACAATTAAATAAGTTAGAGCAATTTTGTTAatatttaaatactttaaacacGCACCCATCATAAGAGGGAACTTCTCCGCAGGTTTTGCACTGAAGAGGCGGGTAAGCTGTTGCTGAAGCTCACGCAATAGTTTCTCAGGAGAAGGTCCAGCCGTGTAGAGGGCTCCGGCATTCTCAGCATGGTTGGGTTCGTTTGAAGGCGCCAATCCATCTCCTAAACaaagcaaacacacacacaaacaaaatgtaTTGTTAGTATCTGCTCCAATGTGTTGTTTGGAAGTGTTTGAAGAACCTTGTGGATGCTCCGCAGTTCCAGGTAAATGGACTCTGTTAACTTCGCCCAGTGGACGACGAACAGCAATAATGCTGCTATTCAATTTGGCATCGAATCTCGGAGCCATCGTGAGGCATGATAAAGGCAAGCGTGTTGGCATATAACCACACGTCATGAATTCGTCATTCAAAACAATATCGACCGCAGGTCTAGATAGATAATtctgaaaatgtttaaaattacaCAACACTAATTTCAAGTTATTATACCTGCAGGCTGGATCACCCTGTAACATTCGAGATATAAGAGCTCGGGCAAGAGGCCCGATCCGAGAGGGAATATGATACTCATTTCGTTTGATTTTACTGTATGTATCTTTGAGAGACTGCGTCTCAAAAGGTGGACGACCAACAAGTAAAGTATACCTGAGGATTTAATACAAATGTGaagttatattttaaaaagaataataaaatataggTCTTACAAAATGCAGCCCATAGACCAAATGTCAACTTCAAAGCTATGGCCTTTTTTGTTGAGAACCTCTGGAGCAATATAGTTGGGAGTGCCACACAGTGTTCtaagtaaaataataaaataaattataaacaaTTCCATGCAGCTACACTTGGTTGCTgttacttttttctctctccactaaaatctaattttgttGCCAAACCAAAATCTCCAATTTTAAGTTCCATGTTATCATTCAGGAACAAGTTCCCAAGCTTGAGATCCCTGtgaatcattttgttttcatgaAGGTATTTTACACCCAATAGAAGTTGGTGCATGAAATATCTTGCTTCTGGTTCAGTAACAgctttccttcttttgtgCAATTCCATTAGACTCTatgaaatacgaaaaaaactGTTTCAGTAAATTGTCAGTTTAATTCTGCTAACAAAGACTTACCCTTCTTTTGCACAGTTCCAACACTATATATACAAAGTTATTATCTTCAAAGAAACTGTGAAATCCTACTACATGATCATGTTTTAGACTACGATGAATAGAAATTTCCTGAGccattttatctttttggtGAGGCTTGACAAGAAGTTGTTTGGAGACGATTTTTCCAGCAAACACTTGTCCATTGTCAAGATCTGTTAGCTCATAGCATTTGGCAAAACCACCCTATAAAAAAACTGGCGTTATTTCCATTATTCGATTATACTAGAGGTGGATTTTCATTACCTTGCCGAGAAATCTTCCTCTTTGATACCTCTTTTTGCCAGCAGCATCACACAGGATGTCGGGAATAATATCAGGTCCCGGTTCACTTGGTTTAATGCttgtcattttaaaaaaaatgaataaaggaaGTTAtcagtaattttaaaatagagtttGCAGTTTATGGGAAATCAATGGCTACAAATTCTGGGACGTTTCCCAAATATTAAAACGAGATCAAAAGGGGACCCTGAAACTCAAACCGTCCAGTGAAAACCCCAGCCCCAACAGACTTTTGCTTTTTCGAACTCAACTTCAAATGATGGCGTTGTCGAATTTGCaggaataattaaatttatataagtagtttcaaattttacccaaatcaataaaataaatatttgtttcatatttaaataccttttttatttcaaatacagtaatataatattttatttggttatcGTTCCTTGAGGTCCATTGACCGAAATTGCTGTTTGGCGGGAAAACATGATATAGCAGACAGCATCACAACAGCATGTTTTGTTGGCTATTTTGTCTCGTTTTTAAACCAGAATTTTTATCTGAGAAGTTCTCAGTTtgttaataattaaatattaaatatttagaATTCACTCAGAAAAGTCTAATCATCAAACATGGACGACGAATTTCCCGATCCTGACGAGGAATATGAAATGCGATATGCTGAAGAGTTTGAGCTAATGAATGAGCTTGGTGAATACTGAAAACACATTGACTttgtgaaaatattaaaacagtTTTTCCTTTAGACTTTGAAGAAAACTCTGCCCCTGTTCTGCCTAAAGGGAATGAtaaaaaagtgaagaaaagcCTAAATTTTCACGATGGTAATGGCAGTCGTTCAAACTCCAGTTTGTCGGGGCATGCAGCCCCTGATATTGGCAGCCGTTCAAACTCCAGTATGTCAGGACATGCAGCTCCTCTATCTGATGAagctggaagaaaaagaatgcaAGATGAAGTGTTTGGGTCCTTGTCTGATGGTAAGATATTTTTGTCTTTAACTTGTTGatgtagaaattaaaaaataacaccAACTGTTTAAATTTAACGACAGGTTCAAACCCTTCAAAAAAGTCAAGAAATGATGATATACTTTTTGATGGCCATGTGACACATACAACCCCTGAATGTTATGAAGAACCAAGAGCCTTTCGTGCCCCAAGGCCAAAAAGATATGTTTTCCGCCTTGTTCCAGCAGAACCACATCAGTGTGTTACCACACATACTGGTCAAAAGTTATTTATCAGACTTAAAACAGAAGAATCACTAAAACAAACAGTATACTACAGAGTTCTCACAACACAATTTCAGTTTATAATCAACCCATCTGTTTTTGTATAGGATATTGATTTGAATTCCAAAAGTGTTGGCAATCTATTAAAGGTTTCAGTAGCAAATCTAAAGCTGCAAATGTACAATgaagtaaattttaaatgcAGTCTCATCCGCTAATACCCATCACTTTACTAAGTActccttttaaaattttttagacaAGGTCTAAATCGAGTGTGGTGTCGGACGAGGTCTTCGAGCGTCGCCTACGTGAACTGGAAAAACCAGAATATAACATAAAAGGAGCGACAGATGATGATATGGAGAACGATTCAAAGAATAAGTCCAAATCTACCGACTCATGGATGGACCTATACCGACCGAAAAATTACCTCGATTTACTGAGTGAAGAAAATGTCAACCGAACGCTCTTACATTGGTTAAAGCTTTGGGATAAGGCGGTCTTCAATAGAGAAGTTAAAATTAAAGTACCCAAAATTGATGAAAACATCAAGCCCAAATGGGCTCAGGGTCAGAAAAATACCGGTCCTCAAGGTCGCTTTGACAAGAAATTCGaacataagaaaaaattctttaataaaaatacTGATGGTGAGCTGAAAGAAGAGCTGGATTCATCTGGGCGACCGATACAGAAAATCGTGCTAATAAGTGGACCACCTGGCTTGGGCAAAACAACTTTGGCTCACGTCGTCGCAAAGCATTCAGGTAATTATTGCAGAGCTACATGAGTATGTTGGAGGACAGATAAGTATAACTACTGTATGACAAAAATAGGTTATTATCCTGTGGAAATGAATGCCAGCGATGACAGGAATGTAGAAGCGTTTAAACTTCAAATAGAAGCCGCTACCCAAATGCGTTCGGTCATGGGAGCAAATCCTCTTCCCAATTGCTTGATCATCGACGAAATTGACGGCGCACCTGctgtaaatatttaatttatagGTTATTAGTAATTGCTTCTCTCAATAATCTTATTTTTCGCTCAGGCGTCTATCAACTTCCTTGTGAACACTCTTACGCAAGACAGCGgccaaaacaaagaaaatagccaagccacaaagaaaaaaaagaagaagggtaTAAATATCGTGTCTAGGCCTGTAATTTGCATCTGCAATGACTTGTACACTCCATCGTTGAGGCCTTTGAGGCAGGCGGCTCTGGTTCTTCAGGTAACattattgttgttgtcctTGTATCAGAGTTCCTTGAAAACTAAAAGCTAAACTATTTCGTTTCTTACAGTTTCCTCCGACGAATCCAAACAGGTAATGGTGCATGCGTAAATGTTATCAATCTTTACAGATAAACATGAATTGAACTATTTCTATTAGGTTGGCTCAGAGGCTGTTGAGCATTTCAAAGGAACATGATATCCAGGTAGACATGACGACCATGCTTGCGCTGTGCGAGAAAGCCGACTACGATATCCGATCGTGTCTAGCAACTCTGTACTTTCTCAAGTCTCGTCGGCGCCCATTACGTTATAGTGATGTCATGAATCTCAACATCGGACATAAAGACAACCATAAAAGCCTGTTTCAAGGTACATTTTGGGTTGTGTTCTGCTCATTTAAATATGCTAATTCTGTCTGTAACTAATATCTTAACCAGTTTGGCAAGAGATATTTCACATTCCAAGACAAAAGAGGAGTCAGTACATGGTTGAAAATGAACGTGAGGGTATGTTACCTTTGGCGCCAGATGTAGATAGACCTTTAGCTCCCAACGCCGGCAACAATGCTTCCATGCCAGCCAGGTAATAACAAAATTCGAGTATTCATTTGAGTATCTTTTGACATAAGcaatgtttattttatttgtggcAGGTTTGCCAATATTTTGCATGCTGTTCATTCCTGCGGAGAGTACGATCGCTTGATGCAAGGTGTATTCGAAAACTACCCAAACATCAAATTCAAAGATAGCTATCTAAACGCGGTATTgtccataatttaaaaaaaaaattacattagataacttcttgaaattgtgATGTGGTGCTGTTTAAGGTATGCATTGGATTGGATTGGATGTGCTTCTTCGATCACGTCAACCATTTCATCCAACTAAACCAAAACTATTGCGTGTTTGGTTACTTGCCCTACGCTTTCATCGCATTGCACTTTCAAATGGCAGCAGTTCTCTCGCAGAAAATTCAATATCCAACAGCTCAAACAGAGGTATTGgcccttaatttttttaatgattactATTTCACGTTTCTTGTATCACCTTCTTTGTTGTTCAGCTGAGGGCCAAGCAAGGAAAGAATGAGAATATTGTGTCTGCAATGCTGCAAGACTTGAAACCAACCGTTAGAATAACCAACAACAAAGATATAATTATCCAAGACATCATCCCATTTTCCTTGCCGATCATTACTCCCAGCCTGAGACCGGTTCGTGACATTTCTTATTCATTAACGCAAGTGTTCATTCAAAAAAGTATTACTCATTAGGTGAGCGCCCAGTTGTACTCCGCCGAAGAGAAGGAACAAATTCTTCGGGTCATTGGCGTCATGATTTCGTACAATCTGACTTTCCGCCAAGAAAAGACAATCGACGGAGTGTACCGCTACTGCCTCGAACCGTAAAATTCTTCCTTTGTCACATTGATGCGCTTTCATTGACACGTTTTCTTGTTTCATGCAGAGATGTGGAGCAAGTGGCTTATTTCGAAGTCGATAATGTCCAGCGAAAAAGCTTGACGTACAGCGTCAAGCAAATGCTGGCTAGGGAGATCGAGCTGGAGAAACTTCGTCAGTACGAATGCAATTTGGGTCCTATGATTACGCCAAAGGCTACGATAGAGGAAATCGAAGAAGAACCCAAAGTCATCAAACCCCCGCCCAACGCGGCCATGACATTAGCTCTGAAGCCCAAGCCCATTGTCGAGTCCTGCAAAGTAAGTCCATTATTTCTCAAAATATATTATAAGTACCAGACAAACGAGCTTTTTCGGAATCCCATCGATGAATCGTTTTCCCCTTTATTATGGGAAAAGGGAAAGTCGGGAAAAAAGGTCGTCCTAAGTGATTAATGATCTTTCGAATC
Above is a genomic segment from Daphnia pulicaria isolate SC F1-1A chromosome 8, SC_F0-13Bv2, whole genome shotgun sequence containing:
- the LOC124311075 gene encoding serine/threonine-protein kinase PLK1-like → MTSIKPSEPGPDIIPDILCDAAGKKRYQRGRFLGKGGFAKCYELTDLDNGQVFAGKIVSKQLLVKPHQKDKMAQEISIHRSLKHDHVVGFHSFFEDNNFVYIVLELCKRRSLMELHKRRKAVTEPEARYFMHQLLLGVKYLHENKMIHRDLKLGNLFLNDNMELKIGDFGLATKLDFSGERKKTLCGTPNYIAPEVLNKKGHSFEVDIWSMGCILYTLLVGRPPFETQSLKDTYSKIKRNEYHIPSRIGPLARALISRMLQGDPACRPAVDIVLNDEFMTCGYMPTRLPLSCLTMAPRFDAKLNSSIIAVRRPLGEVNRVHLPGTAEHPQGDGLAPSNEPNHAENAGALYTAGPSPEKLLRELQQQLTRLFSAKPAEKFPLMMDEAEDPGSVPMVWISKWVDYSDKYGFGYQLSDDTIGVIFNDLTKLLLLVDAKTIQYVERNGNELYYTMDQHPPTLGKKVKLLAYFRSYMQEHLIKTGASVVPRDGDEHLRLPFLRQWFRTSRAVVMHLTSGTLQINYFKDHVKLILCPLMGAVTVIDEKKNFRTFKFSLLAEHGCNPDLLYRLQYAHEKLPFLLSPLVDTQEK
- the LOC124310984 gene encoding chromosome transmission fidelity protein 18 homolog, with translation MYNETRSKSSVVSDEVFERRLRELEKPEYNIKGATDDDMENDSKNKSKSTDSWMDLYRPKNYLDLLSEENVNRTLLHWLKLWDKAVFNREVKIKVPKIDENIKPKWAQGQKNTGPQGRFDKKFEHKKKFFNKNTDGELKEELDSSGRPIQKIVLISGPPGLGKTTLAHVVAKHSGYYPVEMNASDDRNVEAFKLQIEAATQMRSVMGANPLPNCLIIDEIDGAPAASINFLVNTLTQDSGQNKENSQATKKKKKKGINIVSRPVICICNDLYTPSLRPLRQAALVLQFPPTNPNRLAQRLLSISKEHDIQVDMTTMLALCEKADYDIRSCLATLYFLKSRRRPLRYSDVMNLNIGHKDNHKSLFQVWQEIFHIPRQKRSQYMVENEREGMLPLAPDVDRPLAPNAGNNASMPARFANILHAVHSCGEYDRLMQGVFENYPNIKFKDSYLNAVCIGLDWMCFFDHVNHFIQLNQNYCVFGYLPYAFIALHFQMAAVLSQKIQYPTAQTELRAKQGKNENIVSAMLQDLKPTVRITNNKDIIIQDIIPFSLPIITPSLRPVSAQLYSAEEKEQILRVIGVMISYNLTFRQEKTIDGVYRYCLEPDVEQVAYFEVDNVQRKSLTYSVKQMLAREIELEKLRQYECNLGPMITPKATIEEIEEEPKVIKPPPNAAMTLALKPKPIVESCKPATDFFGRPLKTPPKKKNADGSSVQIAQNDVWYHFKEGYSNAVRRSVKMADFI